The following coding sequences lie in one Caproicibacterium argilliputei genomic window:
- a CDS encoding iron-containing alcohol dehydrogenase has product MKFNYYIPTKILFGQGQLSNLHNQRLPGKKALIVISSGRSVRRYGYLNRLEKELDLAGVSHALFDKAQPNPVESTVMEGARFARKEGCDFVIGLGGGSSIDSAKAIAVMAVNDGDYWDYVSGGTGKGKPVPNDPLPVVAVTTTAGTGTEADPWMVTTKEDTREKIGFGYEKTFPVLSVVDPELMMSVPAKLTAYQGFDALFHSTEGYLNTTAFPISDLYALKSIELIGKSLPTAVNHGSDKEARSDVALANTLAGMVESTSGCISEHAIEHAMSALHPNLPHGAGLIMISREYYALITQKGACGERMVRMTRALGNAGAEQATDFVAALTGLQKRCGVDGLKMSDYGIRPAEFPELLKNSRENMGHLYSVDPIRLSDDDVISILQKSYR; this is encoded by the coding sequence ATGAAGTTCAACTATTACATTCCAACGAAGATCCTGTTTGGGCAAGGACAGCTTTCCAACCTGCACAATCAGAGGCTGCCGGGGAAAAAGGCGCTGATCGTGATTTCTTCCGGCCGTTCGGTCCGGCGGTACGGGTACTTGAACCGTCTGGAAAAAGAGCTGGACCTCGCCGGGGTTTCTCACGCGCTGTTTGACAAGGCTCAGCCGAATCCGGTGGAAAGCACCGTGATGGAAGGCGCGCGGTTTGCCAGAAAAGAAGGCTGCGATTTCGTGATCGGCCTCGGCGGCGGAAGCAGCATTGATTCCGCGAAGGCCATCGCCGTCATGGCGGTCAACGATGGGGACTACTGGGATTACGTCTCCGGCGGCACCGGGAAGGGGAAGCCGGTCCCGAACGACCCGCTTCCGGTCGTCGCCGTCACGACAACCGCGGGGACCGGTACGGAAGCCGACCCGTGGATGGTAACCACCAAGGAAGATACCAGGGAGAAAATCGGTTTCGGCTATGAAAAAACGTTCCCGGTTCTTTCCGTTGTCGACCCGGAACTGATGATGTCCGTACCGGCAAAGCTGACCGCCTATCAGGGGTTCGACGCGCTGTTCCACAGCACGGAAGGCTACCTGAACACCACGGCCTTCCCCATCAGCGACCTGTATGCGCTCAAAAGCATCGAGCTGATCGGAAAAAGCCTTCCGACCGCAGTGAACCATGGTTCCGACAAAGAGGCGAGAAGCGACGTCGCTCTGGCCAACACGCTGGCCGGCATGGTGGAATCGACATCCGGCTGCATCTCGGAGCACGCGATCGAACACGCGATGAGCGCCCTCCACCCCAATCTGCCGCACGGCGCCGGTCTGATCATGATCAGCCGGGAATACTACGCGCTGATCACCCAAAAGGGAGCGTGCGGAGAACGTATGGTCCGGATGACCAGGGCACTTGGAAACGCCGGGGCAGAGCAGGCGACGGATTTCGTCGCGGCGCTCACCGGCCTTCAAAAGCGGTGCGGTGTGGACGGCTTGAAAATGAGCGACTACGGGATCCGCCCGGCGGAATTTCCGGAGCTTTTGAAAAACTCCAGGGAAAATATGGGGCATCTCTATTCCGTCGATCCGATCAGACTTTCGGATGACGACGTGATCTCCATTCTGCAAAAATCCTACCGGTAA
- a CDS encoding aldo/keto reductase codes for MADIFLENGFTYFDTAYVYHGGKSETAFRSAVVDRYPRDRFTIADKLPGWILKSESDVQKVFDEQLKRTGAGYFDFYLLHNAEAKHLKTYNRLNCWQWAQKMKRNGLIRHFGFSFHDTPQLLDQILTAHPEAEFVQLQLNYFDWDNVSANSGKCYEVARKHGKPVIVMEPVKGGALASLPAGLEEKMRSVAPGRSIPSWALRFCASLDGVMVVLSGMSSESQMRENLHTMKDPEPLTQKERACLREVAERLRSVPVVGCTACRYCVDGCPQHIKIPDIIREYNDFLRYGDQQRLHESYRALTEDGHTAGSCLQCGQCEGVCPQHLPVIRILRRTSTVFD; via the coding sequence ATGGCAGATATTTTTCTGGAAAACGGATTTACTTATTTTGACACCGCCTACGTCTATCACGGCGGAAAATCCGAAACCGCTTTCCGGTCGGCCGTGGTGGACCGTTACCCGCGGGACCGTTTCACGATTGCGGACAAGCTGCCCGGGTGGATTCTGAAATCCGAAAGCGACGTGCAGAAAGTGTTCGACGAGCAGCTGAAGCGCACGGGGGCGGGATATTTCGATTTTTATCTGCTGCACAATGCCGAGGCGAAGCACCTGAAAACCTACAACCGGCTGAACTGCTGGCAATGGGCGCAGAAAATGAAGCGGAACGGCCTGATTCGGCATTTCGGCTTTTCTTTCCACGATACGCCTCAGTTGCTGGACCAAATTCTGACTGCGCATCCGGAAGCCGAATTCGTGCAGCTTCAGCTCAATTATTTCGACTGGGACAACGTCTCCGCCAATTCCGGAAAATGCTATGAAGTGGCGCGGAAACACGGCAAGCCGGTCATTGTCATGGAACCGGTCAAAGGCGGCGCCCTTGCGTCCCTGCCCGCCGGGCTGGAAGAAAAAATGAGGTCGGTCGCCCCCGGCAGGTCTATTCCGTCTTGGGCGCTGCGCTTCTGCGCCTCCTTGGACGGCGTGATGGTTGTGCTAAGCGGCATGTCCTCCGAAAGCCAGATGCGGGAAAACCTTCACACGATGAAAGATCCGGAACCGCTTACTCAGAAAGAACGGGCCTGTCTCCGGGAAGTCGCGGAGCGGCTCCGCAGCGTACCGGTCGTCGGATGTACGGCTTGCCGCTACTGCGTTGACGGATGCCCGCAGCACATCAAGATTCCGGACATCATTCGGGAATACAACGACTTCCTGAGATACGGGGATCAGCAGAGGCTGCATGAATCTTACCGGGCACTGACGGAAGACGGCCATACCGCGGGAAGCTGCCTGCAATGCGGCCAGTGCGAGGGCGTCTGCCCGCAGCACCTCCCCGTCATCCGGATTCTCCGGCGGACTTCCACGGTTTTTGATTGA
- a CDS encoding ArsR/SmtB family transcription factor — protein sequence MRYSHAEYAPVFKALSDETRLKIVEMLSCGEMCACDILESFKITQPTLSYHMKILTDCGLVNGRREGAWMRYTINVKKVSAIKKFWDEITSEHPDCICHTVEEAGKCESSL from the coding sequence ATGAGATATTCCCACGCGGAATATGCCCCGGTGTTTAAGGCGCTGTCCGACGAAACGCGGCTGAAGATCGTCGAGATGCTTTCCTGCGGCGAAATGTGCGCCTGCGACATACTGGAATCCTTCAAGATCACGCAGCCTACCCTTTCCTACCACATGAAGATTCTGACGGATTGCGGCCTTGTGAACGGCAGGCGCGAAGGAGCCTGGATGAGGTATACGATCAACGTCAAAAAGGTTTCCGCCATAAAAAAATTCTGGGACGAAATCACATCGGAGCATCCGGATTGTATCTGTCATACTGTCGAGGAGGCAGGAAAATGCGAATCATCATTATAG
- a CDS encoding FAD-dependent oxidoreductase yields the protein MRIIIIGAVAAGTSAAAKARRNSESAEIVVYDKGSFISYSGCGMPYYIGGEVENADELTPRDPAFFKGKYNVDILTRHEVLSIDPGKKGLEVKDLTTGEVFPDSYDKLVIATGAQAFVPPIKGADGRHVFTLRNIGDMNRIKTYIDGNSPKRAAIIGTGFIGLEVCENLKKLGLEVTLLEKLPQVTPGLDSDMAVYVQDHIEKNGVPVLTGVSITEITESGVILSDGKEIPADLVLISAGVRPNTALAKAAEIELGVSGAIRVNTKMQTSQPDIYACGDCIEQFHAVTGKPVYRPLGSTANKTGRIAGDSMTGGDLEFRGILGTGIFKIFDMTVAQTGLSEHEALALGYQIQVCHNIKPNRPEYMGGREMVIKGIADRVSGRLLGAQIVGYEGVDKRIDVFVTAITFKAKAEDLFHLDLAYAPPFSTTKDPVMYTGMILDNAIHRGRPLITAQELDTLMQSGKPYKLIDTRAAAQYEQGHIETAKSVPHAQVRATAEALDRDVITVTYCNKGVTGNAAQNILINDGFQKVYNLSGGYKHYCKIHSEK from the coding sequence ATGCGAATCATCATTATAGGCGCAGTTGCTGCCGGAACTTCCGCGGCGGCAAAAGCAAGAAGGAACAGCGAAAGCGCCGAAATCGTCGTCTATGACAAGGGCAGCTTTATTTCTTATTCCGGCTGTGGTATGCCCTATTACATCGGCGGCGAAGTCGAAAACGCAGATGAACTCACCCCACGCGATCCCGCGTTTTTCAAAGGCAAATACAATGTGGACATTTTGACCCGCCATGAAGTGCTCTCGATTGACCCCGGAAAAAAGGGTTTGGAAGTAAAAGACCTTACCACAGGAGAGGTGTTTCCCGATTCGTATGACAAGCTGGTGATCGCAACCGGCGCGCAGGCGTTTGTTCCGCCGATCAAGGGCGCGGACGGACGGCACGTCTTTACCCTGCGCAATATCGGCGACATGAACCGCATCAAAACTTATATTGACGGAAACAGCCCGAAGCGTGCGGCGATCATCGGGACGGGCTTCATTGGGCTGGAAGTCTGTGAAAATCTGAAAAAACTCGGTTTGGAAGTGACTCTGCTGGAAAAGCTGCCGCAAGTAACACCGGGGCTCGACAGCGACATGGCGGTCTATGTGCAGGACCATATCGAAAAGAACGGCGTCCCTGTCCTGACAGGCGTTTCTATTACGGAGATCACGGAAAGCGGTGTCATCTTGTCGGACGGCAAAGAGATTCCTGCGGATCTGGTTCTGATCTCCGCCGGGGTCCGCCCCAACACGGCATTGGCCAAAGCGGCGGAGATTGAGCTTGGCGTTTCCGGTGCGATCCGTGTGAACACGAAGATGCAAACCAGCCAGCCGGACATCTATGCCTGCGGCGACTGTATCGAGCAGTTTCACGCGGTGACAGGGAAACCGGTTTACCGGCCGCTGGGTTCTACGGCAAACAAGACCGGCAGAATCGCAGGCGACAGCATGACGGGCGGTGATCTGGAATTCAGAGGCATCCTCGGCACCGGAATCTTCAAAATATTTGATATGACGGTAGCGCAGACCGGCCTTTCCGAACATGAAGCGCTTGCTTTGGGTTATCAAATCCAGGTTTGCCACAACATCAAGCCCAACAGGCCGGAATACATGGGCGGCCGGGAAATGGTCATCAAGGGAATCGCCGACCGCGTGAGCGGCAGGCTCCTGGGTGCGCAGATTGTCGGATATGAGGGCGTGGACAAGAGAATCGACGTGTTTGTGACGGCGATTACCTTCAAGGCGAAGGCGGAAGACCTTTTCCATCTCGATCTGGCCTATGCCCCGCCGTTTTCCACCACAAAGGATCCGGTTATGTACACCGGCATGATTCTGGACAACGCCATTCACAGAGGCAGGCCGCTGATCACGGCGCAGGAGCTCGATACCCTGATGCAGTCCGGGAAACCCTATAAGTTGATCGACACCAGAGCTGCCGCGCAATATGAACAGGGACATATCGAAACCGCGAAAAGTGTCCCCCATGCCCAAGTAAGAGCCACGGCTGAGGCGCTGGATCGGGACGTTATCACGGTTACCTACTGCAATAAGGGCGTGACCGGAAACGCGGCGCAGAACATCCTGATCAACGACGGATTTCAAAAAGTATATAACCTCTCGGGAGGATATAAGCATTACTGCAAAATACATTCAGAGAAATAA
- a CDS encoding metalloregulator ArsR/SmtB family transcription factor codes for MVEIFRALSEENRLRILSLLLEGEMCVCEIEAVLNLSQSNASRHLTALKQCGILDSFKKAQWTYYRINDQFKQENAKLLGYLQDGLKELPTYQADQEAYKKYDSQNLCDCITPQQGLKKL; via the coding sequence ATGGTTGAAATTTTTAGGGCCCTGTCAGAAGAAAACAGACTCAGAATCCTATCCCTTCTTTTGGAAGGTGAAATGTGCGTCTGTGAGATCGAAGCGGTGCTAAACCTGTCGCAGTCGAACGCGTCCAGACATCTCACGGCGTTGAAACAGTGCGGCATTCTCGACAGCTTTAAAAAAGCGCAATGGACTTATTATCGGATCAATGACCAATTTAAGCAGGAAAATGCTAAACTTTTGGGCTATCTCCAGGACGGCTTAAAAGAACTTCCGACCTATCAGGCCGATCAGGAGGCATATAAAAAGTATGATAGTCAAAATCTATGTGATTGTATCACTCCACAACAAGGGCTTAAAAAACTGTGA
- the arsB gene encoding ACR3 family arsenite efflux transporter yields the protein MSDEKTQGIGFFEKYLTVWVLLCMAAGILISKFLPVIPAFLEKLQYAQQNIPIAILIWIMIYPMMLKINFQSIKNVGKHPLGILISSGSSWAIKPFLMLGLATLFLKIVFSAFIPAALAQNFVTGAVLLGTAPCTAMVFVWSNLAKGDPAHTLVQVSVNDLLILVLFVPLVSFLLGVNNVQIPWNTLVFSVVLFVVVPLVGGAVTRVTMIKKMGETAFNEKFVSKFDNVTTLGLLLTLIIIFSFQGNILLEKPLYVLMIAVPLILQNLISSTFTYLLCKWTKQPHNIAAPASLIAASDFFELSVAVAISLFGPNSPVVLACTVGVLTEVPVMLMLVRIITKTKDWYYKGWHSKPAVHN from the coding sequence ATGAGTGATGAAAAAACACAAGGCATTGGTTTCTTTGAGAAATATCTGACGGTTTGGGTGCTTCTCTGTATGGCGGCGGGCATTCTGATCAGTAAATTTCTGCCGGTAATTCCTGCATTTCTGGAAAAACTTCAGTACGCGCAACAGAATATTCCGATCGCGATTCTGATCTGGATCATGATTTATCCCATGATGCTGAAGATCAATTTCCAATCCATCAAAAACGTGGGAAAGCATCCCCTCGGTATCCTCATATCGAGCGGGAGCAGTTGGGCGATCAAACCATTCCTGATGCTGGGGCTGGCGACTCTCTTTCTTAAAATCGTATTCAGCGCCTTTATCCCCGCCGCCCTGGCGCAAAATTTTGTTACAGGCGCGGTCCTGTTGGGGACGGCTCCCTGCACTGCGATGGTGTTTGTCTGGAGCAATCTCGCCAAAGGCGACCCGGCGCACACCCTTGTACAGGTTTCGGTCAATGATCTGCTGATTCTTGTTCTGTTTGTCCCACTGGTTTCTTTCCTGCTCGGCGTAAACAACGTTCAGATCCCCTGGAATACCCTTGTTTTCTCAGTCGTGCTTTTCGTCGTGGTCCCCTTGGTCGGCGGCGCTGTTACACGAGTTACAATGATCAAAAAAATGGGAGAAACGGCTTTCAATGAAAAATTCGTTTCCAAGTTTGACAATGTAACGACGCTGGGCCTGCTGCTGACTTTAATCATCATTTTTTCATTCCAAGGCAACATTCTCTTGGAAAAACCGCTTTATGTTCTGATGATTGCCGTACCGCTGATCCTCCAGAATCTTATCTCCTCTACGTTTACCTATTTGCTGTGCAAATGGACAAAACAGCCGCACAATATAGCGGCGCCGGCATCCCTGATTGCCGCTTCCGACTTCTTTGAACTTTCAGTCGCGGTAGCAATCTCGCTGTTCGGCCCAAACTCGCCGGTCGTGCTGGCCTGCACCGTCGGCGTCCTTACGGAAGTCCCTGTGATGCTGATGCTTGTCAGAATCATTACGAAAACCAAAGACTGGTATTACAAAGGCTGGCATTCTAAACCTGCCGTTCACAACTAA
- the arsD gene encoding arsenite efflux transporter metallochaperone ArsD produces MKKMQIFEPAMCCPTGLCGVGVDPELLRVSTVLNTLKKNGVTVERFNLSSAPQQFMSNRAVNHFINTKGVDGLPVTVLDGEIVIAGRYPTNEEFADLLGVPETLFGGKPKTVKVTPRRSGGCGCSGGKCC; encoded by the coding sequence ATGAAAAAAATGCAGATTTTTGAGCCTGCCATGTGCTGCCCGACCGGGCTGTGCGGCGTTGGGGTCGACCCCGAACTGCTCAGGGTTTCCACCGTGCTGAACACGCTCAAGAAAAACGGGGTTACGGTCGAAAGATTTAATCTGTCCAGCGCGCCGCAGCAATTCATGAGCAACAGGGCCGTCAACCACTTTATCAACACAAAGGGCGTTGATGGGCTGCCCGTCACTGTTTTGGACGGAGAAATCGTGATTGCGGGCCGGTATCCGACCAATGAAGAGTTCGCCGACCTGCTCGGAGTTCCGGAAACTCTGTTCGGCGGAAAGCCGAAGACTGTCAAGGTCACTCCGAGAAGGTCGGGCGGATGCGGTTGCTCGGGAGGAAAGTGCTGCTGA
- the arsA gene encoding arsenical pump-driving ATPase, whose product MENFNPQSIRLTKYLFYTGKGGVGKTSTACATAVTLADSGKKALLISTDPASNLQDVFHTELTNKGVAIKEVPNLIVSNLDPIQAAAEYRESVIDPYRGKLPDVVIRNMEEQLSGSCTVEIAAFNEFSKFITDETVQKEYDHILFDTAPTGHTLRMLQLPSAWSNFISENTHGASCLGQLSGLESKKAVYKKAVETLSDGKLTTLILVSRPEEAPLKEAERASRELAEIGIKNQTLVINGVLTSYDDSVSESLYRKQQDALRSIPQGLKNLATYRIPLRAYNITGINNVRAFLTQDQYKVRDEKVRAKSIPHLEDVIDDLYRTNKKVIFTMGKGGVGKTTVAAAIALGLSKRGRKVHLTTTDPAGHLKSVISEASGITMSRIDEQAELKKYQEEVLSKAKKTMSADDIAYIEEDLRSPCTQEIAVFRAFAEVVEKAENQTVVIDTAPTGHTLLLLDSTQSYNQEIKRSQGEIPESARKLLPRLRNPDETEVIIVTLAEDTPVYEALRLEEDLKRAGIEVKWWVINSSFYRTGTTNQILSAKVSNEIEWINKVDEHSKGNFAVIAWSAEEIKGDKLLTI is encoded by the coding sequence ATGGAGAATTTTAATCCACAATCGATCAGGTTGACAAAATATCTATTTTACACGGGAAAAGGTGGAGTTGGAAAAACATCGACGGCGTGTGCTACGGCCGTTACCCTTGCGGATAGCGGAAAAAAGGCCCTTTTAATCAGCACGGACCCCGCCTCGAATTTACAGGACGTTTTCCATACGGAGCTTACAAACAAAGGGGTTGCAATTAAAGAGGTCCCCAATTTGATTGTTTCTAATCTTGATCCTATACAGGCAGCAGCTGAATACAGAGAAAGTGTCATCGATCCTTATCGCGGCAAGCTGCCCGATGTTGTAATCAGAAATATGGAGGAACAGCTATCCGGTTCGTGTACGGTAGAGATCGCTGCTTTTAATGAATTTTCAAAATTCATTACGGATGAAACGGTGCAGAAAGAATATGACCATATCCTGTTTGACACCGCCCCGACAGGGCATACCCTCCGGATGTTGCAACTGCCGTCTGCGTGGAGTAATTTCATCAGCGAAAACACACACGGGGCTTCCTGTTTAGGCCAGCTTTCGGGATTGGAAAGTAAAAAAGCAGTTTACAAAAAAGCCGTTGAAACCCTGTCCGATGGAAAGCTGACGACGCTGATTCTTGTTTCACGTCCGGAAGAAGCGCCTTTGAAAGAAGCGGAACGGGCATCCAGAGAACTGGCGGAGATCGGAATCAAAAATCAGACACTGGTGATCAACGGCGTGCTGACTTCCTATGACGACAGCGTTTCCGAGAGCCTGTATCGGAAACAACAGGATGCGCTTCGGAGTATACCACAAGGTTTGAAAAATTTGGCCACATACCGAATTCCGCTGCGGGCTTATAACATCACCGGAATTAATAATGTCAGGGCTTTTCTGACCCAGGATCAGTATAAGGTCCGCGATGAAAAAGTCAGGGCTAAATCGATTCCTCATCTGGAAGATGTCATTGACGATCTGTATCGCACGAATAAAAAGGTCATCTTTACCATGGGGAAAGGCGGTGTCGGGAAAACCACTGTTGCGGCTGCGATTGCACTGGGCCTTTCAAAAAGAGGAAGGAAGGTTCATCTGACTACGACGGACCCGGCCGGACACCTGAAATCTGTAATCAGCGAGGCCAGCGGCATCACCATGAGCCGTATTGATGAACAAGCCGAACTGAAAAAATATCAGGAAGAAGTACTTTCCAAGGCAAAAAAGACCATGTCCGCTGATGATATCGCTTATATCGAGGAGGATCTACGTTCTCCCTGTACGCAGGAAATCGCGGTATTCCGGGCTTTTGCCGAAGTTGTAGAGAAAGCGGAAAACCAGACCGTCGTGATCGATACCGCTCCGACAGGACATACCCTTTTGTTGCTGGATTCCACACAAAGCTACAATCAGGAGATCAAACGCTCCCAGGGCGAAATCCCCGAATCCGCACGGAAGCTTCTGCCGCGCCTCCGCAATCCTGATGAAACCGAGGTCATTATTGTGACTTTGGCCGAGGATACGCCCGTCTATGAAGCACTGCGCTTGGAGGAAGATTTAAAGCGCGCCGGCATCGAAGTGAAATGGTGGGTCATCAATTCGTCCTTCTATCGGACCGGTACAACAAATCAAATACTTTCCGCAAAGGTGAGCAACGAAATCGAGTGGATCAACAAGGTGGATGAACATTCTAAGGGGAATTTTGCGGTAATTGCATGGAGTGCTGAGGAAATCAAAGGAGATAAGCTGCTTACAATATAA
- a CDS encoding sigma factor-like helix-turn-helix DNA-binding protein, translating to MAKYQKKENYREKYPDVSKEIIEVLERSDRLMEYQQYDIKVERCRIDYTGGTITYIPSREDSYERLLEENRQFAAAGESVDEAAVKAVMIEKMLNCLKSLAPEEQLLIAALFFKDKSERQLSRETGIPQRTIHDRKTKVLTKLKKLMEK from the coding sequence ATGGCGAAGTATCAGAAAAAGGAAAATTACCGGGAAAAATATCCCGACGTGAGCAAAGAGATCATTGAGGTCTTGGAGAGAAGCGACCGCCTGATGGAGTACCAGCAGTACGACATCAAAGTCGAACGGTGCAGGATCGATTATACTGGCGGCACCATTACATACATCCCCAGCCGGGAGGACTCCTATGAACGGCTTCTGGAAGAAAACAGGCAGTTCGCCGCTGCAGGCGAGAGTGTGGACGAGGCCGCGGTGAAAGCTGTGATGATCGAAAAGATGCTGAACTGCCTCAAAAGTCTTGCTCCGGAGGAACAATTACTGATCGCCGCTTTGTTTTTCAAAGACAAAAGCGAGCGTCAGCTATCCAGAGAAACCGGTATACCTCAGCGGACGATCCACGACAGAAAGACAAAAGTCTTGACGAAATTAAAAAAACTTATGGAAAAGTGA
- a CDS encoding recombinase family protein: protein MEQKKRAWLYCRIDAPEDAHGMLKGQKKGLYDYADQMGFIVVGCSEDLGGGLKYNRPGLIEVEHVAEQGRMDVLLVKQLSRLGRDSAQTLDFLRKLEQSNIRLYSPLEGEIGLFKDIHAIHRLTMDVKGEVPS, encoded by the coding sequence ATGGAACAGAAAAAAAGAGCGTGGCTGTATTGCCGCATTGACGCGCCGGAGGATGCCCACGGTATGCTGAAAGGCCAGAAAAAAGGACTCTATGACTATGCGGATCAGATGGGATTCATCGTTGTTGGCTGTTCCGAGGATTTGGGAGGCGGCCTGAAATATAATCGCCCCGGCCTGATTGAAGTCGAACATGTCGCTGAACAAGGCAGGATGGACGTCTTATTGGTAAAACAACTGAGCCGCCTCGGGAGAGACTCGGCACAAACGCTGGATTTTCTCCGGAAGCTGGAACAATCGAATATCAGGCTTTATTCACCCCTGGAAGGCGAAATCGGGCTGTTCAAAGACATCCATGCGATCCATAGGCTCACGATGGACGTGAAAGGGGAGGTCCCGTCATGA
- a CDS encoding recombinase family protein, with the protein MAERVYCLYRVSTAKQVDHDEQNQADIPMQRKACHEFADRMGWTIVHEEQEDGVSGYKVSAAQRDKIQLIREHAEQGKFDILLVFMFDRLGRKADETPFVVEWFAKKGIRVWSVNEGEQRFESHTDRLTNYIRFWQADGESQKTSIRTRTALGQMVQEGRFRGGTAPYGYRLEKSGIINKRKHEVNKLVIDEEKAEVVRMMFNLCVSAGYGRWRLAMFLNDKGIKTRKGTNWHDASVGAILHNVMYKGVLRSGTSFSEPFEELQIVDPSTFNLAQRLMTERVNEKKNERTVPLNTAGQSLLSGNVFCGHCGGRLILTTNGKVVRLANGEKKGVKRIRYICYNKTRRRLDCDGQTGYTMHILDDAVTQILHRIFDRMNSASDSMILGSTEDRRMAELRAEVKRAKAENSKATTEYESMKAEMIKVVLGKSDMPKDVLSEVVNECRDKVIATSDHLTALTAELERGNARVSEMRSELSRIRTWSEIFDGSDMEVKKMIANYIIKRVNVFKGYKLDIELNLNVQQFLNGLDSISGNEESHPAVAS; encoded by the coding sequence ATGGCTGAAAGAGTTTATTGTTTATACAGAGTATCTACTGCAAAGCAGGTAGACCATGACGAACAGAATCAGGCCGACATCCCCATGCAGCGCAAAGCTTGCCACGAATTTGCAGACCGCATGGGCTGGACCATCGTTCATGAAGAACAGGAAGACGGCGTTTCCGGCTATAAAGTCAGTGCCGCGCAGCGTGACAAAATCCAGCTCATAAGAGAACATGCCGAACAAGGCAAATTTGATATCCTTCTGGTCTTTATGTTCGACAGGCTCGGCAGGAAAGCCGATGAAACTCCCTTTGTCGTGGAGTGGTTTGCAAAAAAGGGTATCAGAGTATGGAGCGTCAATGAAGGTGAGCAACGGTTTGAGTCCCATACCGACCGTTTGACAAACTACATTCGCTTCTGGCAGGCTGACGGCGAAAGTCAGAAAACTTCCATCAGAACCAGAACTGCCCTCGGGCAGATGGTTCAGGAGGGACGCTTCCGCGGCGGTACAGCTCCATATGGGTATCGCCTCGAGAAAAGCGGCATCATCAACAAGCGTAAACATGAAGTCAACAAATTGGTCATCGATGAGGAAAAAGCCGAAGTGGTACGCATGATGTTTAATTTATGCGTATCGGCAGGTTACGGACGCTGGCGGCTTGCCATGTTCCTAAATGATAAAGGGATCAAGACCCGCAAGGGAACAAATTGGCATGACGCATCGGTAGGCGCGATCCTGCACAACGTGATGTACAAGGGCGTCCTCCGGAGCGGCACCTCCTTTTCAGAGCCGTTCGAGGAACTTCAAATTGTTGACCCCTCTACTTTTAATTTAGCGCAAAGGCTCATGACTGAGCGGGTTAACGAGAAGAAAAACGAGAGAACGGTTCCGCTAAACACTGCAGGCCAATCGCTTCTTTCCGGAAATGTTTTCTGTGGGCATTGCGGCGGGCGCCTGATCCTGACCACCAACGGCAAAGTAGTCAGGCTTGCGAACGGCGAAAAGAAAGGCGTCAAACGTATCCGCTATATCTGCTACAACAAAACGAGGCGCCGCCTTGACTGCGATGGCCAAACCGGGTATACTATGCATATCCTTGACGATGCGGTGACTCAGATCCTGCATCGAATTTTTGACCGCATGAATTCGGCATCCGATAGTATGATCCTTGGAAGTACGGAGGATCGCCGTATGGCGGAACTGCGAGCTGAGGTTAAACGGGCTAAGGCCGAGAACAGCAAGGCTACCACCGAGTACGAATCCATGAAGGCCGAGATGATAAAGGTCGTCCTCGGCAAGAGTGATATGCCCAAGGATGTATTGTCGGAGGTTGTAAATGAGTGCCGCGATAAGGTGATTGCCACCAGCGATCACCTGACCGCGTTAACGGCTGAGCTGGAGCGTGGCAACGCGAGGGTCAGCGAAATGAGGTCTGAGCTTTCCCGCATCCGCACATGGTCGGAGATTTTCGATGGCAGCGATATGGAAGTCAAGAAGATGATCGCGAACTACATCATCAAGAGAGTCAACGTATTCAAAGGCTATAAACTGGACATCGAGCTGAACCTGAATGTGCAGCAATTTCTGAATGGTCTTGACAGCATCAGCGGCAATGAAGAATCGCACCCTGCGGTGGCGTCGTAA